A stretch of Haloarcula halophila DNA encodes these proteins:
- a CDS encoding DNA-binding protein has product MSSGSDPAAVLEALERAQDAFEMVGRGRTEFEEGISADADWETQLTKACRLLEVVDTLQSQDGYYTAVIEVCFGAIERSIEAYALSMTNDTLQDFQDHQFSYQRAHQIGLFEKQTAEEMKDLYSENRTESYYGGGRPTKEQARAMTELATAVHQFVVDQIREGGVCLCG; this is encoded by the coding sequence ATGAGTAGCGGTTCGGACCCCGCAGCTGTGCTCGAAGCACTCGAGCGTGCGCAGGATGCCTTCGAAATGGTTGGACGCGGTCGAACGGAGTTTGAAGAAGGAATTAGCGCTGATGCAGACTGGGAGACACAGCTGACGAAAGCGTGTCGCCTTCTCGAAGTTGTCGATACACTCCAATCACAAGACGGGTACTACACCGCTGTTATCGAGGTCTGTTTCGGGGCCATTGAACGGTCTATTGAGGCGTATGCGCTCTCAATGACGAACGATACGCTCCAAGATTTTCAGGATCACCAGTTCAGTTATCAGCGCGCCCATCAAATCGGGCTCTTCGAGAAACAGACTGCAGAGGAAATGAAAGACCTCTACAGCGAAAACCGGACAGAGAGTTACTACGGCGGCGGTCGACCAACCAAAGAACAAGCAAGAGCAATGACCGAACTCGCCACTGCTGTCCATCAATTCGTGGTAGATCAGATTCGAGAGGGTGGAGTCTGTTTGTGTGGCTGA